The following proteins are co-located in the Trichormus variabilis 0441 genome:
- a CDS encoding 2Fe-2S iron-sulfur cluster-binding protein has product MPKVLAQGKTIECNNGENLRKVLLKSGIDLYNSGAKVINCRGIGSCGTCAVQVEGEVSVANWRDQARRSLPPHSPTKDLRLACQTQVLGDVKVTKFDGFWGQGSQVVWQPEG; this is encoded by the coding sequence ATGCCTAAGGTATTAGCTCAGGGTAAAACAATTGAGTGCAACAACGGAGAAAATTTACGCAAAGTTCTGCTAAAAAGTGGTATTGACCTCTACAATAGCGGTGCTAAGGTAATAAACTGTCGGGGTATTGGTAGTTGTGGTACCTGTGCTGTCCAAGTAGAAGGTGAAGTGTCTGTGGCGAATTGGCGAGATCAAGCACGGCGATCGCTTCCTCCTCATTCTCCTACAAAAGACCTGCGTTTAGCTTGTCAGACTCAGGTATTAGGTGATGTAAAGGTAACAAAATTTGACGGATTTTGGGGTCAAGGTTCTCAAGTAGTGTGGCAACCAGAAGGTTAG